The following proteins are co-located in the Apis mellifera strain DH4 linkage group LG11, Amel_HAv3.1, whole genome shotgun sequence genome:
- the LOC411889 gene encoding putative serine protease K12H4.7, with translation MYQFLYLLFFISLINNSISWQIFMRGRSKYGNLGAPILSENYKLPNEQWFTQFLDHFDPTDARVWQQRYFINGEYYKKGGPVFLMISGESTATAKWMVKGQWIEYAKQFGALCFQVEHRFYGKSHPTSDLSVKNLKYLSSQQALADLAYFIEIMNIDYKLSNDTKWIAFGGSYAGSLAAWLRSKYPHLLHGAVSASGPLLAEIDFQEYYIIVENALKQYSEACVNTIVEANKQFHIMLRHPIGQQGIVKKFVLCDPIDSGYTKRNDISNLYETLASNFAGIVQYNKDNRNNSAMANLTIESACDILTNDSLGIAIDRLAILSTKILNASKEKCLDYTYNKMIHKLRNVTWASEEAEGGRQWMYQTCTEFGFFQTSTARPKLFSETFPIDFFVQQCIDVFGPRYNIHLLNSAINRTNILYGALNLQVTNVVFVHGSIDPWHVLGLTKSSNPQMPVIYINGTAHCANMYPSSKDDPPQLKTARVKIENLISQWLRN, from the exons ATGTATCAGTTTCTATATCTGTTATTCTTTATtagcttaataaataatagtatatcATGGCAAATATTTATGAGAGGTCGAAGTAAATATGGCAATCTAGGTGCTCCaattttatctgaaaattataaacttcCAAACGAACAATGGTTTACACAGTTTTTAGATCATTTTGATCCAACTGATGCACGTGTTTGGCAAcag agatattttataaatggagAATACTATAAAAAAGGAGGACctgtatttttaatgataagtGGTGAAAGTACAGCAACTGCTAAATGGATGGTAAAAGGTCAATGGATTGAATATGCTAAACAATTTGGAGCATTATGCTTTCAAGTAGAACATcgtttttatggaaaaagtcATCCTACTTC agATCTTagtgtgaaaaatttaaaatatctttcctcACAACAAGCACTTGCAGATTTAGCTtactttatagaaattatgaatattgattataaattatcaaatgataCTAAATGGATTGCATTTGGAGGGTCATATGCTGGATCATTAGCTGCATGGTTGCGTTCTAAATATCCTCATTTATTACATGGAGCTGTTTCTGCAAGTGGCCCTTTATTAGCAGAAATTGACTTTCAAG aatattatattattgttgaaaatgCTCTCAAACAATATTCTGAAGCATGTGTGAATACAATAGTAGAAgcaaataaacaatttcacaTAATGTTACGTCATCCGATCGGTCAACAAggaatagttaaaaaatttgt TTTATGTGATCCTATTGATTCTGGATATACTAAACGTaatgatatttctaatttgtaCGAAACGTTAGCGAGTAATTTTGCTGGtattgtacaatataataaagataatcgtAATAATTCCGCAATGGCTAATTTGACTATCGAAAGCGCTTGTGATATTTTAACGAATGATAGCTTGGGTATTGCCATAGATAGACTTGCAATTTTAAGCACTAAAATATTGAATGCATCAAAAGAGAAATGTTtggattatacatataataaaatgattcataAACTTCGAAATGTAACTTGGGCTAGTGAAGAAGCAGAAGGAg gACGACAATGGATGTATCAGACGTGTACAGAGTTTGGATTCTTTCAAACTTCCACAGCACGTCCAAAATTATTTAGCGAAACATTCCCAATAGATTTCTTTGTGCAACAATGTATTGATGTGTTTGGCCCAAG ATACAATATTCATTTACTGAATTCGGCAATAAatagaacaaatattttatatggagCATTAAATTTACAAGTTACAAATGTAGTATTTGTACATGGATCAATTGATCCTTGGCATGTTTTGGGACTTACGAAATCATCGAATCCACAAATGCctgttatttatatcaatg GTACTGCTCATTGTGCTAACATGTATCCATCTTCCAAAGATGATCCACCTCAATTAAAAACTGCCAgagtaaaaatcgaaaatctcATTAGTCAATGGTTACGTAATTAa
- the LOC551795 gene encoding xenotropic and polytropic retrovirus receptor 1 homolog, which produces MKFAEHLSAHITPEWRKQYISYEEMKAMLYTAVEEAPSAESVEPEVISRHFASFDEVFFTFCDRELKKINTFYSEKLAEATRKYAALQNELKTALELQQGGGKNKGKVIAKPHLPTRKLRELKLAFSEFYLSLILLQNYQNLNYTGFRKILKKHDKLLSVDSGSKWRVECVETSHFYTSKDIDKLIQDTETTVTNDLEGGDRQRAMKRLRVPPLGEHQSPWTTFKVGLFSGSFIVLFVTVVLSAIFHDGGENLKIAFRLYRGPLLIIQFLFLIGVNVYGWRSSGVNHVLIFELDPRNHLSEQHLMELAAVLGVIWTLSLLSFLYSASLSIPPYVNPLVLVCIMLAFLLNPLKMFRHEARFWLLKIIGRVLISPFAYVNFADFWLADQLNSMATALLDFHFLACFYITNGNWLEAGDSTQCMSGSLIVRPIVNCLPAWFRFAQCIRRYRDSKEAFPHLANAGKYSTTFLVVICNTMCAYRAVEYQTRWENPWLWLWIISCIVNSIYSVTWDLKMDWGLLDSNAGENKFLREEVVYSAAGFYYFAIIEDFILRFAWIASFVLIECEYVSSDLMTSIVAPLEVFRRFVWNFFRLENEHLNNCGKFRAVRDISIAPIESSDQTQILRMMDEENGVLNRGKRKVGGKRQANTKEDKRTLLKEETIDIDISNAS; this is translated from the exons atgaagTTTGCAGAACATCTATCTGCTCATATTACGCCTGAATGGcgtaaacaatatattagttatgag GAAATGAAGGCTATGCTGTATACTGCAGTAGAAGAAGCACCATCAGCTGAAAGTGTTGAACCAGAAGTTATATCTCGACATTTTGCTTCTTTTGATGAAGtgttttttacattttgtgatcgtgaattaaagaaaatcaatacattttattcTG aaaagttAGCAGAAGCTACACGTAAATATGCAGCTCttcaaaatgaattgaaaacagCACTAGAATTACAACAAGGTGGAGGAAAAAATAAGGGGAAAGTGATTGCTAAACCTCATTTACCAACAAGAAAGTTGAGAGAATTGAAACTTGCATtctcagaattttatttatctcttatacttcttcaaaattatcaaaatcttaATTACACTGGTTTTCGAAAGATTCTTAAAAAACATGACAAG tTATTGTCTGTAGATAGTGGATCAAAATGGAGGGTCGAATGTGTAGAAACTTCACATTTCTATACATCAAAAGATATAGACAAACTCATACAAGATACAGAAACTACAGTAACAAATGACTTAGAAGGTGGAGATAGACAACGTGCTATGAAACGTTTACGCGTTCCACCTTTAGGAGAACATCAAAGTCCATGGACCACATTTAAGGTTGGATTATTCTCTGGTAGTTTCATTGTCCTATTCGTAACAGTTGTACTTTCAg ctaTATTTCACGATGGCGgagaaaacttaaaaattgcatttagaTTATATCGTGGACCTCtacttattatacaatttttatttcttattggtGTAAATGTTTATGGATGGCGATCGTCTGGTGTGAACCATgtattgatatttgaattagATCCACGAAATCATTTATCTGAACAACATCTTATGGAATTAGCTGCAGTTCTTGGAGTTATATGGACTCTTAGTTTATTAAGCTTTTTGTACAGTGCTAGTTTAAGCATTCCACCATACGTAAATCCGTTAGTTTTAGTTTGTATCATGTtagcatttttattaaatccgtTAAAAATGTTCCGCCATGAAGCACGATTTtggctattaaaaataatc ggaAGAGTTTTAATATCGCCATTCGCATATGTAAATTTCGCTGATTTTTGGTTGGCAGATCAATTAAACAGTATGGCCACAGCGTTATtagatttccattttttagcGTGTTTTTATATTACCAATGGAAATTGGTTAGAGGCAGGAGATTCAACGCAATGTATGTCTGGATCCTTAATTGTTAGACCTATTGTTAATTGTCTACCTGCATGGTTTCGTTTTGCACAATGTATTCGACGATATCGTGATTCCAAAGAAGCATTTCCACATTTAGCTAATGCTGGCAAATATTCAACAACATTCCTTGTTGTAATATGTAATACTATGTGTGCTTATCGTGCTG tggAATATCAAACTCGTTGGGAAAATCCATGGTTATGGCTTTGGATTATTAGTTGCATTgtcaattcaatttattcagtAACTTGGGATTTGAAAATGGATTGGGGTTTGTTAGATAGCAATGCtggtgaaaataaatttttacgcgAAGAAGTTGTATATTCAGCAGCT ggattctattattttgctataattgaagattttatattgAGATTTGCATGGATTGCGAGTTTTGTTCTTATCGAATGTGAATATGTATCCAGTGATTTAATGACATCTATAGTAGCACCTCTAGAAGTTTTTAG gcGGTtcgtttggaatttttttcgattggaaaacgaacatttaaataattgtggtAAATTTCGCGCTGTTCGTGATATATCGATAGCACCGATAGAAAGTTCTGATCAGACACAAATTTTGCGCATGATGGATGAAGAAAATGGTGTACTTAATAGAGGTAAACGCAAAGTTGGTGGTAAAAGACAAGCTAATACCAAAGAAGATAAACGAACATTACtcaaagaagaaacgattgaTATAGATATATCAAATGCtagttga
- the LOC100576157 gene encoding uncharacterized protein LOC100576157, producing MENAAIALDSTVRSQDSNNSKNSKDSKDSNASDSKPESCLESKHSKEILISEKQQRQQPRTVTSTTDDRQKLKNKESKDESTILMFTSCGQLLLGVVLVVFGILVLVHGAALGGSGAGLWAGAGALAAGAFGVVATLATSTSKTNSSFSTAHLAASLIALALSNMAAITALTAIVRDSQRTPEVTLLTVPNEDGDAAEVEGTWAGILASIGLLVASVAELLVSGYICLTLTPKLCGCLRANNVDEIASDGRLKTRNMVHQWVTAQNHVPKNQPIYVVQPMLPIHPMIQSPYAISGAPAKFPGGFVPTGPLPIASPAYGAVPMLPHMPYAARAPSQIIRSKQKRHITEDTMERKRQTERKSESPKRMSSIGEDQVDLAQTYTGLDKKISEEFISIAMDPERKSKASSSHGSEIGTAKTS from the exons atggaGAACGCGGCGATCGCACTCGACTCGACTGTTAGAAGTCAGgattcgaataattcaaagaattcGAAGGACTCGAAGGACTCGAACGCATCCGATTCGAAGCCAGAAAGTTGCCTCGAGTCCAAACATTCGAAGGAAATCCTTATTTCTGAGAAGCAACAACGGCAACAGCCCCGAACCGTGACAAGCACGACGGACGATCGACAGAAGCTGAAGAACAAGGAGTCGAAGGATGAATCAACTATTCTGATGTTCACTTCTTGTGGCCAATTGCTTTTAG gtgTAGTACTTGTAGTGTTTGGTATCCTGGTATTGGTCCATGGCGCTGCATTAGGAGGTTCCGGTGCAGGATTGTGGGCAGGTGCGGGTGCACTTGCCGCAGGAGCGTTCGGTGTCGTAGCAACACTTGCAACGTCAACGAGCAAAACGAATTCCAGCTTTTCCACGGCTCACCTTGCAGCGAGCCTCATTGCCCTTGCCCTTTCGAATATGGCTGCAATCACGGCCTTGACTGCTATTGTCAGGGACTCCCAGAGAACACCGGAAGTGACCTTGCTCACTGTTCCG AATGAAGATGGAGACGCAGCAGAAGTAGAAGGTACCTGGGCAGGTATATTGGCTAGCATTGGATTATTGGTAGCTAGTGTGGCCGAATTATTGGTTTCTGGTTACATTTGCTTAACCTTAACCCCCAAACTATGCGGATGCCTTCGAGCAAACAATGTCGACGAAATTGCAAGCGACGGGCGACTGAAGACACGCAACATGGTTCATCAGTGGGTCACGGCGCAGAATCATGTGCCGAAGAATCAACCGATTTACGTAGTGCAGCCGATGTTACCGATACATCCGATGATCCAG tcACCATACGCAATCTCTGGGGCACCTGCAAAATTTCCTGGAGGATTTGTGCCTACTGGACCTTTGCCAATAGCTAGTCCAGCTTATGGTGCCGTTCCTATGTTACCGCATATGCCATACGCTGCTCGTGCACCATCACAAATT atTCGATCAAAACAAAAACGCCACATAACTGAAGATACCATGGAAAGAAAGAGGCAAACTGAAAGAAAATCGGAATCCCCGAAAAGAATGTCTTCTATAGGAGAAGATCAAGTAGATTTAGCTCAAACATATACAggattggataaaaaaatctcaGAAGAGTTCATTTCAATTGCCATGGATCCAGAAAGGAAATCTAAAGCCTCCAGTAGTCATGGCAGTGAAATTGGTACCGCGAAAACTTCTTAA